The Chitinophagales bacterium genome includes a region encoding these proteins:
- a CDS encoding fibronectin type III domain-containing protein, whose product MKKILLSLIVFAFTGLQSFAQLSISTKKVLNGPFCAGTSTTVGYIVSGAFNPGNVFTAELSDKDGNFTSPTVIGSIAKTTSGNISCTLPAGLPSSNKYRVRVVGSNPAVTGSQAQNKVAINPKPNGLSVTGLTACSATLNWAASSTAASYKVQYRVTGSGTWSSTYDAGTATSYTFNELNSSTSYDFQVRNQCANGEKSDWAKITASTTTCQAPGSFIVTDIGLTTSALDWANTTCATGYLFQYRAFGDPDWISLTSPTSNINLTGLFAATLYEAQVATDCGANNSAWSSSIIWETKYFKVAGDAGMEASFRVFPNPSSGVFTVNYNSSIENAQVNINVQNMYGQVIYETQLKSVAGINEVQIALNEAPAGLYFVSIKTDSKEFKTSLMIH is encoded by the coding sequence ATGAAAAAAATTCTTCTTTCATTAATTGTCTTTGCATTCACCGGTTTACAGTCTTTCGCACAGCTGTCCATAAGCACCAAGAAAGTGCTGAACGGCCCTTTCTGTGCAGGCACAAGCACAACAGTCGGTTATATTGTTAGTGGTGCGTTTAATCCGGGTAATGTCTTCACAGCAGAACTCAGTGATAAGGATGGGAATTTTACATCGCCAACAGTAATAGGCTCAATTGCGAAAACCACCAGTGGAAATATTTCCTGCACGCTACCTGCAGGCTTGCCTTCCAGCAATAAATACCGGGTAAGAGTAGTGGGCAGTAATCCGGCTGTTACCGGATCTCAGGCGCAAAATAAAGTCGCTATTAATCCTAAACCGAATGGTCTTTCCGTAACAGGGTTGACCGCTTGTTCAGCAACCCTCAATTGGGCAGCATCATCTACTGCTGCTTCTTATAAGGTGCAGTACAGAGTAACCGGCAGCGGTACATGGTCTTCTACCTATGATGCAGGAACGGCAACAAGCTACACCTTTAATGAACTTAACTCATCCACCAGCTACGATTTCCAGGTTCGTAATCAATGCGCCAACGGAGAAAAGAGTGATTGGGCAAAAATTACTGCCAGCACGACAACCTGCCAGGCACCAGGTAGCTTCATAGTAACTGATATTGGACTGACAACTTCTGCTCTCGACTGGGCAAATACCACTTGTGCCACAGGTTATCTTTTTCAATACCGTGCATTCGGTGATCCTGACTGGATTTCCCTGACTTCTCCCACCAGCAATATTAATCTTACCGGTCTGTTTGCGGCAACGCTTTATGAGGCACAGGTTGCTACCGATTGTGGCGCTAATAACTCCGCCTGGTCATCATCAATAATCTGGGAAACCAAATATTTCAAGGTAGCCGGAGATGCCGGAATGGAAGCCTCATTCAGGGTATTCCCTAATCCATCTTCAGGAGTTTTCACAGTTAATTACAACAGCTCAATTGAAAATGCTCAAGTCAATATTAATGTTCAGAACATGTATGGCCAGGTCATTTACGAAACACAACTGAAATCTGTTGCAGGTATCAATGAGGTTCAAATTGCACTTAATGAAGCTCCGGCAGGACTTTATTTTGTCAGTATCAAAACCGATAGCAAGGAATTTAAGACTTCGCTGATGATTCATTGA